The stretch of DNA TTAAATACAACCTGATAAATATATACATCACTTCGCAATTGATGTAAATCAACTTCATAATTCTTTGTATTCTTTAAAGACTCACTCTTTAGTACTACGTTCCCTGACAAATCAACTACTTTCCAATATTTTACAAGCTTATCTGACTTTGTTTTGATTTTTCCATCTGTTGGATTTGGATATACAAATAACGCTGTCTTCTCAACAGTTCCTTCATTAACTTCACCTGTTTTAACTCTACTTGAACTTGTATCACAACTCTCAAATGAAAATACCGGGTTAGCAAACCCAAAGTTTCTTCGTCCTGCATACGTCTCACTATTAGCTATGGTAAACTCATCTATTGGGCCTTTAACATTTACACAAACTTTTTGTCGATCATTCGTATCAAAACCACTAGTAATTTCTTTTCCTGTATATGTATTGTTCCCTAAATTTTCAATAGAGCTACCTAATTGCACTTCTGATGGTGAAAGATTATATACTTTACCCCCATTCTTCGCTATAAATCGAATCTTTTCTAATCTACTATCAGAAGAATAGTCTATATCATAAATACAGGTTCTGAAATTTTGTACCGGACTGGAGAATTTGTATGAAACATCTTTTTCGGATGAAGAGTTAATATTATATTTGACTACTTCAACTCCATTAACTACTTCTGGAATTACGCTACCATCATTTCCATCTTCATTAAATTCAAAAACTAATGATTCCCCATTTATTAAATCAATCGTTTGAGGAGATTCTCCATTATAAGCTTCTAAATCTAATGCATCATAACATGCTGGACAGCCATAATTTTCTGCTACTCCTGGCTCATCAGGGCAACTATCTACATCATCACAAACACCATCTCCATCACTATCTTCACATGCTAGACAACCCTTATTTTCTGATGTACCTGCTACTTCAGGGCATTCATCACAAACATCTCCTATTCCATCCCCATCGCTATCTAATTGATCTGCATTAGCTGTAGTTGGACAATTATCTTCATCATCACAAATACCATCTCCATCACTATCTGAATCACAACTTGAATTACAATCTTCTAATGAAAATACTGGATTTGAGAATCCAAAATTACGATCAGTATCATATGTTTCACTACATAAAATTGTAAATTCATCTATAGGGCCTACTATATTAACACATACTGCTTGTTCATTATTTATTTCAAATTTCGAAGTAGCTTTTTCACCTCTATAAGTTTGATTTCCTAAATCTTTAATTGCACTCCCTAAACTAACTTCTGAAGGACTAATCGTATATTCAACATTTCCTTTTTTTGCTATAAGTTGAATTCTTTCTACTCCTAATTTCGATTTATCTATATCATAAATACAAGTTCTAAAGTTCTTAACTAGCTTCGAAAACTTATAGGTTACTTTTTTAGGATTTGATGAATCAATATTAAATTGAATTACATCCGTTCCATCAATAGTTTCTGTTGTAATAGATCCTCGGTTATCCGTATCAAATGAAAAGTCAATACTTTCTCCACCTCCAATTGGAATTGTTTGAGGGGATTGATCATTATAAGCTGTAAAATCAGCTGATTGATCACATTCATCAGGACATCCGTTATTATCAATCGTTCCTACTTCTTCTGGACATTCATCTACACTATCACAAATACCGTCACCATCCGTATCAGTACATGATGACTCACAATTATTCTGAGAAGCATCTTTACTTGTTCCTATTCCTTGTCCTCCATCAGCAACAATTGGGACTCCATTTTCATCAACTGGTCCTGACAAAGATTGGTCTGAATCAAGGTTATTAGAAGAAAAAGAACCACTTCCTTCAATTGCATCAGGACAACCATCTCCATCACTATCTGTATCTAAACTATCTATAATTCCATCTCCATCTGTATCAACACAACCTTGTGAATCAACTTCCGATATTGAAATATCATCGATTGCAAAATCATTTCCTGCAGCAGCTCTTGTAATATTATATATTTCAATTTTATATTTTGTTTTACTACCCGTATTAAATATTCCTGAGGTTTCTTTCCATGTTTTTGAATCTGTAATTCTACCGGTTGTATAATTAGCTACTGTATTTCCATTATTATCTTTTATTCTAATACCTACTTCGGCTGGATATCGATTTCCATTAGGAGCCACATTGGCTACCCATGTTGAAAAATTATAATCTGTATCGGTTTTTAAATTTAATTCTTTTTGATAAAAAATTCCAACATTAGTATTTCCATTTACTGCCAAAAAATTATCATCAAGTGTGCCTGTAGTATGCCCTACCATATCATTGAAATGTGGATGATGTGAGTCATTCCTACCATTAATCACCGCATAAACTCCTTCATCAGAAGTACAATTAAAACGGTATCCTACACCAGAAACGGCTGTTTGTAGAGATCTACAAACACTTTTATTACTTGCCCCAAAAGTACCGTCAAATTCTTCCGTCACTATATTATTTGAACATTCATCTTCATCTAATATCCCATCATTATCGTCATCTAAATCATCTTCATCATTAATTCCATCCCCATCGGTATCAATACCACAAGAGTCATCGTATTTTATTGAAAAATGTACTCCTTCATCTTGTGTCTGACTTCCTAAAACAGATTCTCCTCTTATTTTAATTTTAGAATATTCTCCTTTTAAGATAACAATCCCATTTGCAGACTTCCCTGTTTGATTACTTTTAAACGTTGTATCCCAGCCATTCCATACTTTATTTAGATCTTCAATAGTATTTGACCCTATTTTTGTTTGACTATTGGAAGCTAAATTTTCAATTTGAATCGGATTATCATTCTCATCTGTAAAATAAAATCGTCTTATATCAATATTATTAAAAGCAAAAACAACATCTTTTACTTTTTGATTAAATTCATATATTACATATTCATTATTAGTATCAAACACAAAACTCTTTCCATTAGGCATAGAAGGTATATAATTACTAAAGCTTCTATTTGAATTTTTAAGTGTCGCTGTATTTGTGACCGACACACTAATATTACAATCATTTTCATCAGTATCACATATTCCATCTCCATCTTGATCATTACAACAATTATAACTTATTCTTTTCACTCCTACAGTCCCATAACTTGGTGTATCTTTTGATTGTTCCCAATTTAAAGATTCAATTGGACCATCCCATTTTAAAACACTAGTTGCACGACTACTATGATCATATCCCGATAAGGTACTTCCATCCCATGTATGAGTTTCATGTAAATCGATATGATCAGGCTTACTACTAAAATTGGTAAACTTATCATTTCTTCTATCGTTAAGATGTGAAAATTCTATTTCCAATCCATATACAGGAAAATCAAATTCTAAATGTACATCACCTGAACGCATCAAATACATTCCTACATCTTTTGCTGCATAATATCCACCCCATCCTTTTGGCCCTCTTTGATAAGAATATGTAAACTTCATATTCGAACATGCTCTTTCTGTTTCTGTTATTACTGGACTTTTTGAAGATGAATTCACTCCTATTTGTCCCATGTTGAATGATTCTTTTTCTAAATCTTTTGTATGAATTTGTCCTAAAATAGTATTCGACAATACTATCAAGAATACACTACAAATCAACCCTAGTTTTGTAAAATTTCTTTTCTTCATATTATTTGGTTTTAAAAATTATACACACATATATTCAATACAAATATTATGTACATCAAATATATATTTGTATAATTTCTTAAAAAAGATAAGTTATTAAAAACTAGTATCTTAAAGTAAAGCAAGGTTACTAATATTACTATTTAGCTAATAGATGAGGGACAATAGGTATAAAATAAAAACCCACCTTAGAAAATAAGGTGGGTTTTTATTTTATACTTAAGGTTATTTCTACTTAGCTACTTCTTCTGTAGTTTCACCTTTAATTTGTGCTTTGATTTTTTCTTCTAATTCTTCTGTTAATTCTTCATTATCTTTTAATAATTCCTTCACAGAATCACGTCCTTGCCCTAATTTAATATCACCATAACTAAACCAAGAACCACTTTTTTTCACAATATTTAAATCTACTGCTAAATCTAAAATCTCACCTACTTTAGAAACTCCTTCACCATACATAATATCAAATTCTGCTGTTCTAAATGGTGGTGCTACTTTATTTTTTACAATTTTCACCTTTGTACGGTTTCCAATTACCTCATCACTTGATTTAATTTGCGTACTCCTACGGATATCTACACGAACTGAGGCGTAAAATTTCAAAGCATTTCCTCCTGTAGTAGTTTCAGGATTTCCAAACATTACCCCTATTTTTTCACGTAATTGATTAATAAAAATAGCTGTACAATGTGTTTTTCCAATACTACCTGTTAATTTACGCATAGCTTGTGACATTAAACGTGCTTGAAGTCCCATTTTAGAATCTCCCATTTCACCTTCAATTTCACTTTTTGGTGTTAAAGCGGCAACTGAATCGATTACAATAAGGTCAATAGCACCTGAACGTACCAAATTATCTGTAATTTCTAATGCTTGTTCTCCATTATCGGGCTGTGAAATAATTAAGTTTTCAATATCTACCCCTAATTTTTCTGCATAAAAGCGATCAAAAGCATGTTCAGCATCAATAAAAGCTGCTGTACCTCCTTGTTTTTGACATTCTGCAATGGCATGTAACGTTAAAGTTGTTTTACCTGAAGATTCTGGTCCAAATATTTCAATAATTCGACCTCTTGGATAGCCTCCTACTCCTAACGCTAAATCAACTCCTAAAGATCCTGTTGGAATTACTTCTACGTCTAAAACCGGAGCATCTCCCATCTTCATTACAGTCCCTTTTCCATAGGTTTTATCCATTTTATCTAAAACTAGCTGAAGTGCTTTTTTCTTCGCATCGTTATCACTCATATTATTTGTTTAAATTGTTTTAAAAATTGAATTTGATTGTCTTACAAAGTTAATCAAAAAAATGGTATTTTCTTATTCTTTCACTTCTGCGTTTTTCTTTTTCTTTTTCAAAAACACATATACACATAAAGAACTGATTATCAATAATATAATAATCAAAAAAGCAATTCCTACAGCTTGCATTACTTGCTGAAAAATTCTTCCCATAAAAGGTTGCGTAATGATTATTTTAGCTGTTTTATCAAATCGATTATTAGAAAACGTTGTTCCTTGGTACTTTCCCTCATCTTTACTCTCAAAATCACCTATTAAAATTCCCTTTCTACGATAAATAGTATAATTAGAATTCATTGTTAATGAGTCAGAAGGTAAAGACAATTTTATAGTATCTTTATTAACTAATTTCAAATCAACCTTTAATGAATCTACATCATACAAATGCATTTTTTTTGATTCAAAATACACTTGATACTCAGTTTCTTTTAGTAAATTAATTTCATTATTAGAATTCAATTCTACTTCTTGAAAATATTCATCAATACCTTCAAATTGAACTATAAAATTTACAAAAAAATAAATTCCGGTAATAAAAATTAAAACCGGAATGCTATACCAACAGTTATTTTTCAACTTATTTTATTTTTTTTGGCTATTAAACCAATCTATCAATATTTCTTTCTGTTCTTCTGATAAATCAGCTTTAGGGTGTGTCCAAACATAAGGTGTTAAAGGCATTTCTCCTGATTCTACTGTTTCTACACATTCTTCTAATTTATGATCTTGTCTTTTTTGATCATATGTTGTCCATTCTGAAAAATTTAAATGCTCTTTACCTTCATTCACATGGGCTGCTAGCCACCAAGAGATCGGTGCAATTTCAGCATACCATAAATAACCTTCTGTATTATTTGAATGACAATCATAACAAGCTCCTTTAAGCATATCTGCTATTTCGGTTGGTGCATTTGTTACTTTTACAATATCAGTATCAGGAATTACGGTTGATTGATTTTTCTCTGGACGATAAAGTTGCATCAAAACAAAAACCGCTATTATTCCTAAAATAATTTTCTTTTTCATTATGTGTTTTTTTAATTTATAAAATCTTTTATTTTAAAATCTGTGCTGTATGATCTTTGGTCTTCACTTTTGTAATAACTTCATTTATAACACCTTCTTCATTAACAATAAAAGTAGTTCGGTGAATTCCATCATATTCTCTTCCCATAAATTTCTTAGGTCCCCACACTCCAAAAGCATTAATAACTGTTTTTTCTTCATCAGCAATTAATGGAAAAGGCAAGTTATATTTTTCTGCCCATTTTTTTTGTTTTGCAACAGGATCGGCACTCACTCCAATAATATTATATCCTTGCGCTTTCAATACTTCATGATGATCTCTTAAATTACATGCTTCTGCTGTACATCCTGGGGTACTAGCCTTAGGGTAAAAAAACACAACATATTTTTTCCCTTCATAATCTTTTGATGTAATGGGTTTATTATCTTGTGTTACTCCTGAAAAATCAGGAGCATGGTCTCCTTTTTGTAACATATTTTAATTATTTTCTATTTCTAATAATGGTTCGTAGCGTAATTTACGAAAAATTTGTGCTACTGTTAAGGTATCTTTTTCGCAATATATTTTTATTCTCTCTAAGTCATTCTCTTTATAATATACATAAGCTACCTCACTTCCATCTATATCATCTTTTGGTGTTGGTATTCCTAAAATTTCGGCCAACAATTTAATAGATGTATAATGTTTATAATCTCCAAACTTCCATAATTCCATCGTATCCAAATGATTAATTTCCCATGGTTTTTTACCGTGCAAATTTAATATTTGAGGTAATTCAACTTGATTTACAATCATTCTTCTTGCTATAAAAGGGAAATCAAATTCCTTTCCATTATGAGCACATAAAACATGCTGAGGAGAAAAAAACTTGGTTTCTAATAAATCAGCAAAATTTTGTAGTAATTTTTGTTCATTATGTCCATAAAAGCTTTTCACTCTAAATTTTCCATTATCTAAAATAATTCCACATGAAATACACACTATTTTCCCAAATTCTGCCATAATTCCACCACGGTCATGATAGAATTCTGAAGGAGAAATTTCATCTTTTCTTTGCCATTGCGTTTTATCTGCCCAAAGCTTTTGCATATTTTCAGATAAATCATCCCAGTGCTCAGACTCTGGGACTGTTTCTATATCTAAAAATAATATTTTATTTAATGGAATTTTACGAAGCATATTAAGATTTTAAACATTTTTATTCAAATATCGATATATTTCTTCACATTATCGTTAATTATTACAATTTAACCGAACATCAATGTTAAATATGAAATCTTATAATTGAAATAAATTATTATTTATATAAATTTGTATATCAAATAAATACATTCATTATGAAAAGATTTTTTGTAATTCTAAGTCTGGTTTTTGTATCTAGTTTCATGTTGATATCATGTGATAATGATGATGATTATGTTCCAAGATACGAATTATTTTATGATGAAATTACAAGTGCTGTTGTTCCCGAAACCATGACGGTTGGAGAAACTTATAACATTACTTTTAGTGTTGAGTTAGAAAACTCATGCCAAGACCTTGTAGATTTTGCTTATAACCGTATTGGGAATGAACGTTATGTAACGGCTATTTCTGCTGAAAGCATATACAATCCTGATTCTTGTAATGAAGTTATTTCAACAGATGATTTAACTTTTAGATTTACTCCAACACAAGAAACAACGTATACATTTAAGTTTTGGAAAGGACAAGATGTAGATGGGAAAGATTTATATGAAATTCACGAAGTAGTTGCCACCCAGTAGACCCTTTTAACACAAACATTATATTAGACCACTTTTTAAAGGCTATTTTGTATAACTCAAAATAGCCTTTTTTACGATTGGTTAATAAAATTTTCTAATGCTTTTCTTTCTTGAAAATTTGGAAATTTTGTTATAATACTTTGAGCGATAACTTTAGCTTTATTGGTTTTATTAGTTTGGATATAAAATTCAAACAATGCAATATAATACTCTAATTCATTTGGATTATTTTTAACTAAAATCTTAAAATATTTTTCTGCCTTTTGTTCCTTCTTTAAATAGGCATATATTTTTGCTAAATTAAGTATGATACGATTATTATCAATCAAATTTTCTTTTGCCTTTTCCAAATACAATGTAGCTTCCTCATAATCACCTGTTTCAGCTAACAAAAGTCCTAAACTATACGTTGTATTACCATCTTCAGGATTATTTTCTAAATATTTTTTAAACATTCTAACGGCTTCCTCTTTTTTATTCGTATTGTTATACAAATAGGCTAAATTTAATTGTGCCTGATATAAATCTGGATCTTGTTCTATCGTCTCTTTAAAATATTTTTCTGCTTTTCCATAATCCTTTAAATTATAATACAAATTTCCTAAACTCAATTTTGCTGTAGGAAAATCATAATTATATTCTTGAGCAGCTATATATTCTTTTAAAGCTTTATCAAAAGATTCTTTATACTCATCAGGAATCCAATTTTGATTAGCTGCTAGTGCAAAAGCAGCCTGAATTCGAATTGCTTTTATTGAGTCTTTTAATAATGGTACTACTTTTTTAGCAATACTTTCTGTCATTCTTAAATTTGCTAATCCCTGATAACGTAATGCAGATTCTTTCTCCGTTAAATACGGTATTAATTCTTCATTTTTTTGAGGAAAATTTCTAGCCAACAATTCAATTCCTGTTCTTCTAACAATTAAAGATTTATTCTTATCATCAATAATCTTTTTTAATTTTTGATACGAACTATCAACTTTTAAATCAGCTTCATAAAAAGTTAAACCGTGATGATCTGTTTTAGGTTTTCCATACCATTTTTCTGTTTTTTGAATAGCCCAATCTACTGTTTTATCTTTATGGCATTGATTGCAAGCATTTGGTGAATTTACTTTTTTAGAAACATCAGGACGTGGAATTCTAAAGTTATGGTCACGTCGAAAATCTCTACCCATAAAATATTGACCTGGCATATGGCAATTCACACATTGTGCTCCCTCTGAATTAGGTGAATGATGATGATGTTTTTCTGTATTATACTTTTGTGGGACATGACACTGAGCACACAACTGATTTCCTTCAAATTTTAACTTTGTATTATGTACATTATGACAATCACTACATCTAACACCTTGTTGGTACATTTTGCTTTGTAAAAATGACCCATATACATAATCTTCTTCTTTAATTTGTCCATCAGAATGATAAAAAGGAGTTCCTACAGTTGATGGAATCATATGATCAAAAGAGTCTTGCCATTGGTAATGATAATCTTCAAAAGTACTTCTTCGAGAATGGCAACGGGCACAATTTTCAACAAAAGGTTTATTATCTAAAGGATTTGAATCTTTTTGAAAACCGTAGTTTTTCCATTTTTCACCTTGAGATTTTGTCCATTTCAAATGTTCTGAAGCAGGCCCATGACATGCTTCACAACTAACGTTAATCTCACTCCAAGTTGTTTTGTAAGTATCTGTTTTTACATCATAATTCTTTTTTAAATTGGTAGAATGGCATTCTGCACACATTCCATTCCAATTTTGAGCTTGGTTTGTCCAATGTAACCAATTTTCATGGGTAATACTCTGATTTTTATAGACCTCATCAGCCATATAAAACCATTCTTTTTTAAGATCATCCCACGTTAAAGCAATCACTTGTAAACGTCCTTTTCCAAAATCAACTAAATATTGTTGAATGGGAGTAAAACCAAATGTATATTTAATTTTATACTCCTTCATTTTCCCATTTTCGCTATCCGTTACGACATAAAATCCATCCTCTTTTTTATACAATTTATGTATTTGTCCTTTTCTTTTTAATACAACATCATTAAAATTCCCTAAAACGGTTGAATCATTAGCTATCATCATCGCTTTATCATGATGGGAGCCTTTCCAATCGTTAAATTCTTTTTCATGACATCCAGCACATGAGGTATTCCCTACAAACTCTGCATGTGTATTTTGATTGATATAAATAGGCTGTTCTTTTTTTTCTTTTTGACAAGAAATAAAAACTAACAACAGTAATAAGTAATATAAAAAGGAGTTAAATTTCACTTAAAAATATTTAGATCCCCGAAAATACTAAAAAAGTCTCTAAAAGAAGATCCTTTAGAGACTTTTCTGTTAAGATAGAAAGTTAAATAATGTATGATTTACATATTTAATTCCTTCCACTACCTGATTGTGCTTTTTTTATAGCTTCATTAATATCTAAAGAAGCAGATTCTTGACGAGGTGGAAAATCTTTAAAAGAAGCTAAATGCCTGTTGAGCAATGCAATGGCAGGCTGCATCACCCATGATTTTTCCATTATTAAATGGAATCCATTTATATCATCATATTTTTCAAAGGGATCTTTTCGTAAGTTAAATAATTGAGGCATGGTATGTTTAACCATATCATCGAAATAACGTTCTTTTGTTGCAAAATGCATTTTCCAAGGCCCAACACGTATCGCAGTTAACCCTGTTTCATAGTAATAAAAAAAATGATTTCTAGCTGATTGATCACTTTTACTTGTCCAATAATCCAAATTGTTTACTCCATCAATCAAAACTTTGTATGAATGACCGCTAATATTAGTTCCTTTTTTGAGTTTTTCACTTATTTCAGTATCTCCTACAGCAGCCATTAAGGTTGGTAAAACATCTTCATGAGAAGAAATTCCATTTCTTATTGAGCCTGCAGGAATATGATTAGGCCATCTTACCAAAAAAGGAGCTCGAACTCCACCTTCATATGTTGTCATTTTTTCACCTCTGAACATGGTAACTCCTGCATGGGGAAATGTACTCTGTTCCGGACCATTATCTGTAGTGTATATTACAATTGTATTATCTGTAATACCTAATTCATCCATGTAATCTAAAAGTTCACCAACATGCCCATCATGCTCAATAAACCCATGACCAAATAAGTCCATATCACTACTTATTTTTGTAGCTAAATTTTTAGATTCTTCTTTTAAATGCGTATACACATGCATTCTACTCGTAACATGCCATATAAAGAAAGGTTTGTCAACATCATTGGCCCTTTTCATAAAATCTTTAGATCTTTTTACTAATTCGTCATCAAATATTTTCATTCTTTCTCTCGTTAAAGGACCTGTATCTTTTACTCTTTGCCCTCCCTTTCCATCAGCATACGATTCTATAACACCTCTAGGCCCAAATTGTTTTACAAAATTTGTATTATCAGAAGGGTAATCTGTTTGTTCTGGCTCTTCTGAAACATTTAAATGATATAAATTTCCATAAAATTCATCAAAGCCATGAACTGTAGGCAAATGCTCATCTAAATCTCCTAAATGATTCTTTCCAAATTGACCTGTCATATATCCTTTACTTTTCAATAAAGTGGCTAATGTAGGATCTTCTTTTTTCAATCCTAAGGGATTTCCCGGTTGTCCTACTGTTGTTAGACCTGTTCTTACCGGTAATTGACCTGTAATAAAAGCAGCTCTACCAGCTGTACAACTAGGTTGTGAGTAATGATCAGTAAACAGCACACCTTCTTTTGCTATTCGGTCAATATTGGGTGTTGGATATTGTAATCCATGAGAATAAGCACTAATAGCATTGGGTGCCACATCATCTACCATGATAACTAGAATATTAGGTCTTTCATTATTTTGACCAAAAACCAACACATCTAAAAGAATTGCTAAAAATAATCCTACTTTTTTCATACTTTATAATATTTATCTATTTAAACACCTAAATTATATAAAAAAGACTGCAATCATGTAACCACAATAGTTACAAAACTATACCTAAAAATATGATTTCACAGCGTATATTAACGCCTTTTTGGGTTTATAAAAATAACCATCAAGTATAGTTTTCTTCAATTGAAAAACTTATTTTTATAAACATATTATATAAAATTCTATGCGTTTAACTATTGAACAGTCATCTTTAAAAAATATTTATACTTACTTATATAAAAAATTAAATGGAGAGCCTCTCTACAAATATGGGTTTGTTTTTAATCAAGAAAAATTAAATGGTTATATAAAACGTTATAAAATTTGTAAAGGATTTGAAGTTTTAATTATAGACGCTATTCTTAAAGAAGATTGTTTAGTTGATTTTATATTAGAAAGTAAAAA from Flavobacteriaceae bacterium UJ101 encodes:
- a CDS encoding cerebroside-sulfatase (Belongs to the sulfatase family.; KEGG: rba:RB12432 arylsulfatase A) is translated as MKKVGLFLAILLDVLVFGQNNERPNILVIMVDDVAPNAISAYSHGLQYPTPNIDRIAKEGVLFTDHYSQPSCTAGRAAFITGQLPVRTGLTTVGQPGNPLGLKKEDPTLATLLKSKGYMTGQFGKNHLGDLDEHLPTVHGFDEFYGNLYHLNVSEEPEQTDYPSDNTNFVKQFGPRGVIESYADGKGGQRVKDTGPLTRERMKIFDDELVKRSKDFMKRANDVDKPFFIWHVTSRMHVYTHLKEESKNLATKISSDMDLFGHGFIEHDGHVGELLDYMDELGITDNTIVIYTTDNGPEQSTFPHAGVTMFRGEKMTTYEGGVRAPFLVRWPNHIPAGSIRNGISSHEDVLPTLMAAVGDTEISEKLKKGTNISGHSYKVLIDGVNNLDYWTSKSDQSARNHFFYYYETGLTAIRVGPWKMHFATKERYFDDMVKHTMPQLFNLRKDPFEKYDDINGFHLIMEKSWVMQPAIALLNRHLASFKDFPPRQESASLDINEAIKKAQSGSGRN